cACTTCCCGGTCCTGCTTGTTAAAATTCTCACTGAACAGCTGATCGACGTGACATATTTTGATCACGGCTTCGGACAGACACAACACCGACGCCGCTTGCTATGGAGAAAAATAATACAGCGGATCTCGGTGTATATGTAATAAAAAAGAAACTCACAGTAGATTACCACTGTTTAACGCGGGATTGAGCAACACGGTAAACACGGTAACCACTCTCTGAGTTCTACGAGTGGAAACCACACTGTGGCTGAGCATTCCTAATTCTCGCCGTAGCTTTCTCGTTCTACtgtaaccaccctccggatgaTTCTCATGGCAATAACCCACCTGCTACGCCGAtaactactactaccactaccaccacaccGACGCGAAACCGCGGGACGGGCGCTTAACGGGAGGTAAAGTAGTAACGCTTACGCGGTGAACACTAAAATAACTGACCTGCTATGCTCAGGGTCTCTCGTTCTTCGGCCTAGGCACTGCATTCCTTGCTTGATAACAAACGGTGTGCCCGTTTTGAAAAGTATTACCGCACTACTGATAACGAAACATTGCTATTAGACGCACATGATGCGTAGCGGGAATCCCAATTTTCAACAGAGGCTTGTGCAGTTCCTTCCCTGACATTCATATGACAGTGCCATCGCTGCATTCCTTCGTCTGCGAAAAAATTGCAGCTGCGGCGAAAGCGCGCGACTTCCATCGCAGTGTCTCGATTCTCCGATCAAGTTCAAGTACTGCGGGCAGGGAAACGAGGGGTACTACTACGACGGCGCCACAAAAAAGTGCCTCTCGACAAGGGACCAGCCGTACTTCAATTGCATCAGTGGTCGAAACCGATTCCCCCACCACCCGCACTGCATGGATGCATGCGTGCGGCGAAGCCCGCACCTGGATATCTGCTACGAAGCCCCTGAACTGGTTCCCTGCCAAAAGAGCGACATGAAGCAGGCGTGGTGGTTTTACGACGGCGTAAGGTAAAACGGCTGGGAAGTACTTCTTCTTTTTACGTAATGCGATGCTTTTCTCGAGAGCGTGCTCCTTGAAAGCAGCGTTTGATTTGTTTGCACGTTAGTTTGGGGGGCGTGGGTTCATCAGCATAATGAACAAGGACGttctggtgggctagttggttcatgatgaacagaaagggtataaactgcgcgaacaagacgggacgagaggcacacaaaggCACACATGGGATGAGAGGCACACAAGCAGAcactgcgctttgtctgtcgatttgtgtgcctctcgtcccgtcttattcgcgcagtttataccctttccgTTCATCAGCATGTCTATGGACGGCACCTCTATTGGTTGCTTATGTTTAGAACCAGTTATAGTCGCCATAATTAGCATCACTTTAGGCAAATCATTCAGATGAAACTCGTTGGCAATTCCAGCGAAAGTAAACACAGAGCGTCTATGACTTACAAAAGTACGCAAAGCATGCTGCACTCTACAAATAATTCTAAAGAAAGTGAGAAATGAAACGATCTCTTCCATCCGGCGATGCCCTACTATGGGTCCTCTGACCTGGTTAATGGCCCGCATAGACAGTTTCATTCCCACACATTGACACGAATAATAGTACCgcgcgcttaaaaaaaaaatactgatcaGGTCTAGTTAGTTGGCGAAGAAACTTCACGATCCCAAAACTGATGAGCACGGCCGGAACCTCACTTGCTTCTTCATGCGTTGCAGTTGCAAGGAGTGGAGCTTTGAGACCGGATTGTGTCCTCGCATGACCGACCAGATCGCGCACTACAAATGGGAGTCGGATTGCGCAAGCCTGTGCAAGGGGCCGATTTATGCTGCCCAGTTTCACTGTTATGGGCCCGAGTCCGGAGACGCCTGTCCCGTCGAAGCCATAAAAGAAGCCTACTTTGCGTATCCTAATTCGAACGGTAGCATGGAGTGCCACTGGATGGATATTCCCACGATCAAGAAGCACCGCTGCATCGAAGAAAACCGCCGGTAGGTTCGCAAGACGACCGCACAGAACACCGTCTTTGTTTACGATTTTCTTGCCTCCGTTTTACCAAGCACGCTGGTATTAAGCTCCTTTAGTTTGCCGTGCGCAGTGACTATGCGCGCAACCAATGCACAGAGCAGCGCAGAACGCCACGTATCTAGTGGCGCTTTGAGGGCGAATCCACGCTACAAACGACCACACCCGCGCGCCACAGGCATTTGACGTGTTGCATGGGAAAAGTGGCGATGTGCTGCTCGCTTGATTCCGTTCCTGCTTCGGACAAAATACGGCGTCGCTGTTACATTCTTCGGCGCGATAGGTTGCTCTGATTTGTACTATTCTTATTTTAATTCGAACActaagccgcggtggctcagtggttagggcgctcgactactgatccggagttcccgggttcgaacccgaccgcggcggctgcgtttttatggaggaaaaacgctaaggcgcccgtgtgctgtgcgatgtcagtgcacgttaaagatccccaggtggtcgaaattattccggagccctccactacggacctatttgtttctctcttctttcactccctcctttatcccttcccttacggcgcggttcaggtgtccaacgatatatgagacagatactgcgccatttcctttccaccaaaaaccaattattattattactataaaCTGCCCACGAAAAGGGGCGAATGATTGGTAGCTCTTGTTTTGctgataatttggcgattttcaagctgtGGCGCCAAAGCGTATGCGGTGCGCTTGTCGTCATAGCGGCTACACTCGCAGTAGTAGTTTTCCAGCTTTGTGTCAGCTTTTACATTTTGCTCTATATTCATTGTTtttctcgttgaaaaaaaaataaggctgtTAAAACACTCACGATTGTTATCATTACAGAAAAAAAGCGTCTTCATCCTTGCGATGAACCGCTTTCACGTATTTTCATTATTAGATGGTGCGACTGGTGTGCACGTCCATATGTAGGACGATACGGCACTGCAAACGAATAGCGCCAGGGTTGCGCTTTTTACAGTGTACGCGGCGCTGTGAGCGCTACGTGTTCAAGCTCACTGCCTGCGCCCAACTAGCGCCCGGCCACACTGCGCGCTGCTGTTGCGGATGGGGCACTGAGTGGCACGCTTCTTAACGTAAACTTTTCCTGTCTGCACCGATAGTAAACTCTGCTCCCTCTGCTCTTTCTTGTCACCAGGAAggcattgtttgtttgtttttttattttgtcgtTTGTTCTTACTTGGTTGATTTTCTTCGTGTGATGATTTTGTGATTTATCGCTCGTTTTTGCCTACTTTCAGTCAGACGAAGGAAATCTTTGCGGTTATGTCACTAAGTTTATACGTATTTATGCTCACTGGCTAAGCGTCAAAGAAGTTTTGACGTTAAAATACAGTAGCAAAAGCAAACAGCTGGAAAAATTATCGTCAAAACGAGGAATTGTTGGTATGCGTTCCGTTTAACCAACTTATCACGACGTAAAGCCTCTGTTATTAATGAAAGCTGACGAATCGCAGGTTCGATACTATCGACGACTGCATCGTCACCTGCGTCCACACTCCGCCTCAAGGGTTCCAGGCTCTGTCGCCAGACATCCACCCAATACGGATGGAGCGACCAACGCCAACATATGGAGAACGATGACGCATATATGCGTCTTGCCTCCCTTAGAACTCTTTAATCGCACGTAAGGTGCTTGCGAATGTAGTTATGGCTAAGCACTGTCTAGAACAGGTATGAAACATAAACGGCTTTAAATGTCAGACTGTTGTAGCGGATCAATTCCGCTTTTGATTTTCACTCGGCGCACTTATGTCCTTACAGTAATATTTGGATGAAAAGCTTACACCTGCAAAGTAAGAAAAACAATACGGCGATCGTATAGACTCAAGGGCTTCAAGCCTTGTgctaaggattgcattaaattgGGCAAGCACGCATGTCATGTTGTGGAAGCTGTCACCTGGCATGTTTAGGCGGCTGATCCAACCTGTTTTAAACATCCGACAAGGCTACTTAATGGGAAGGCGCTTGACATTTGCATACACAAATCCTTCATGGAATAGCAAGACATGATATTCATCACGTATAGTAGGACGGGAGGGACTGATGTCCCGACTTCGTCTGTCACCCcaaacatgtaaaaaaaaaaaaacagcgggcaGCCTCGAAATCGAAGCTGTGTATATCTCCTCGACAAACTGACGAAACGTGCTCAGCTGTTTATTATTCTCAACAGATAGAGTGCGACATTGCTCTGGCATTCTGTGAAGCATGCATGTTACTACCATATGAAAAGGCGGGTAGCTTAGTGAATAAAGTGATGTTATAATCGCAGTAATTGCAGTAAATCCTTCAGTACTTCTGATTATCTGATATACTGAGGCAGCGAAATTACTTCATGTCGTCGTTTCTGAATGGTGAGAAGCTGTCTGCGCGATACCTTGCGGTGTTTACGGCATTATCATACAAGTGTGACGAGCATTCCATTCTGGCCATCTGTAACCGGCGCGGATCAAGGAGCGTTACAGACAACTGCGGACTCTCCTTGAGAATGCTGGCCACTGAAAACTAACCATTTGTGGCAATAAGTTGCATATAGGTTGCATAGTCTCTCATCCGTGCAACCGGTTCAAATGACGCGCGAAAATAGGCCTTTTCGGGAAGAGTCATCTCGTGGCGGGTAGAGGAACTAAGAGGCTTTATTTTCCAGCGGCGTGGGTCACTGCGGCGCCACCTGTATATCTGACATGGTGGGGCAGGGGCACGGGAGCATGGCTACAGTGTGGGACAGGTGACATGTGGAGCATTTTGCGGAGTATTAAGCAGTCGACGCGATATGTCGGAGCCCAAAAATACGGAGTGCACCTGCTAGCGCGTTTACTACGGGAATTACTGAACAAACACCATAAATGGCACGCGCTGAAACACATAGGCACCACGAGTTCACAGTCGAAATCTACACTAAATGTTCGACACCTAACCGCATGAAGAGGTGGAACTCGAGATTGAATTGCCGACGAAATATTTCAACCAAAGACGGCAGCACACTACGAGCTATCATGTACTGCAACTGTACTAAACAAAAGCACATTAGAATGAGAGAAGGAAATGGAGTCTCTTTGCAGCTTTCAATCGTAGCCGTGACACGCGTGAATCttaattgatgatgatgatggtgaatttttatggtgcaagggcatctgtggccaaagaaagCCATATCACacagttttttcttctactcaaggtgggtcaaagacccatttcccaagcatttcaccctaaagaagccgagctccATGCAGAGGAAAGCtcgtgcccattgtatcaccggtgggtacccggcggcactggggatcgaaccccacacctcccgcgtGCGAAGCTGCTTCTCAAACTattaggccaccgctgtggtgcaTCTTAACTGAAGGGCGCAAGCAGTTGaactaaaaaatgaaaaacagtgcGGAAACGTATTGATAAAGACATGCGTTGTTAATGAAGCCGCTGAATGCGCCAGAGGCGGCCCCCTATCCCTCTTCACTGTCTTCAATGGGGTTGACGACGACGAAAACAGCCTCTGACAGATAGGTAAAGTTGGCATGAAAAAAAGCTTCTGGCCCACTAAAGGCAATAAACAACTCGCGGAATCCAGAAGGATCGAACTTGTTTTTCATGGAGAGCAAACAAAAAGTGAGACTAGCTACGACAACCCTCCGCGAGCATTCGAGTGATGTTAGAGCAGAGATGCCCTCCACAAGTACGAATTCGCGCCAGACAGAAACGCCCGACATGCCCATCTGCCGCAAAGTGTAGGCATGCCTGCATTCCCTGAGCCCAGCCTAATCTCATTACAGAAGACTATGGCTAGTGGGCCATGGTCTGCGGCGTCGCGTCTTCCTGCGCTGGTAAGTCACAAGAGCGAATGAAATAAGATTTTCAATGTTCGATTGTATCGAATAAGCGAGAGACATCAAAATTCTAGGGCTTATAAAGTCTTCTTGTTTTTAGCTTCTTGCTTAGAAAGCAAGAAAACTTTTAACAACAGACAACCGTTTTGCTGCGAAAGAATTTTGTCTGGCGGTCCTGAACGTGGGCTTTCCTTCTCATTATCCTCCTCTTAAGTTGTGTCCGACCACCCTTTTTCTCGACCTTGCCGATTCATTTTGTCCCTCTTCACCGGTGACTGCCTCTTTGCTGCGCACTCTCATGAGTCGTGACGTCACCGCTTCCCAACCTCAGGTATGCattgaaaagaaagaggaagaaacgAGCTGCACGCGTTGTCAGAATGGCTGATTGCGTCCCGGAATGGAAGTGCTGACTCGATGCTGGTGCATGACACCCCCTTCCACTTAAATCGAAGATGAGTGACTTGAGCCACCTCGGTTCCGAGGAGCTAAACGAAGTGCGAGAGGCTGCCCACGATGTGCCACCCGACGGAGAAGAGCACTCCGAGTTGTTCGTCACCCCCGTCTCACCAACGGGACAGTGCCCGCCGAGTGGCCAGAGCGACGGTCCCCATACGGCGCTTGCAGAGACCGGCACAGCCCCAGAGAGCAGCCGCACCATCCGCGGTAGTTCTAGCAGCTGGTTGCACTCTGAAGAAATACTCTCTTTTCAAGGCAAGCTAGCACGATCGCTCAGTAATAGTGTTGCTCCCATTTTGCGCGGAGATTAATCTTGGAACGTGAAATTTGCATCAGCATTCGGTGGAGTGCGGTAACGTAGGCAGAGAGTGGAGGTGCCGCACAGAGGCTGGAAAGCAAGTCGAGTTTTGTTACTGGGCTCTTAGCTATCTCTGAAATCTGGTCCGAAGTACAAACGGCGCAGTTTCTTGGCCATCAAGAGCGCGCTACACAGAAAGCCGGTGACATGATCGCGTACCAGCGAAAGAACGGAAAAGCGTTTGGTACATTCTCGACTTAACTTAGGGGAGTACTTTCGTGCAGAGGCTGCagcagacgaagacgacgacacctGGTGGCCGTTCTGCGTGCGGCTTCTGATCGTGCTCCTTATGCTGCCGATGCTGTTCATGGTTTTCGTCGCGGTGATCGTGGTGATCATTACCGTCAGACCTgccgagcgcgtgagcacacgtCGGCGGTGGAGCAGACTATCTTCGAAGCACGAGCGAGGCGACAGCACTCAGATCTTCAGCACTACCAGTAGCGGCACGTCCTCGAGCACCACGTCAGACACAACTACTACAAAAACCACTATCGCGACTACTACTACGACAAccacgactactactactacgccaaCCACGTCTACCACGATTACCACGACCACCACAACAACCTCTACGACTACAACCACTACTACCACAACTACCACAACGACGACTACTACTACAACAACCACTACTacaaccactactaccaccaccactactacaaCCACTATCACCACTACCacaactactactaccactacaacCACTACAACCACCACTACCAcgactactactaccactacaacCACTACTACCACGACTACCACGACTACTACTACCACTATAACCACTACTACCACGacaactactactaccaccactaccacaactactactactacaaccacgACTACGTCGACCACTACTACCTCAACGACCACTACCACTacaaccactactaccaccactaccacaactactactactacaaccacgACTACGTCGACCACTACTACCTCAACGACCACTACCACTACAACCACTACTACGACCACGACGGGAAAACCAATACATGACAAGCTAGTAAGTAGCTACAGATGGATAAGTAACTACAAATACAATAGTGCGCTTGCTTTTGCAAGTATCTACAGAAGCGAACGCGCTACTGAACAAACGTTAGTTGGTTCGTACCTTCTCGTGCAATTTGGAGAATGCTGAGCAGATCATCGATGGGTCCGCTTTACTTTGCAGATCATGTGAGCTACCTTCGTTTTGTAGCCTCAGCTTCTAAACCAGGGCGCCCCAGCAGAAGCGTACTTAAATACAGCTTGAAAAGCAAAACCAAAATAAAGGGGTAAATCCTCCTTGTTATGAGGAATATTGTTTGCTGTAATCATCGCTGTGCTACAATATTTGACTGCACCACAGCTACTATCAGGATCCGGTTTCTCGAGGAAATACCACACCCTATTCCAGCCTTACTGATAGAATTTTGTCATTGGATTGACTTTCGGTATCACGACGGTCCTCTGCAGCGAAACAAGAGGGGTCATCGCTGCAGCTAGGTTTGGTAAAAACttcttcccaagcagcacagatcatcggcccaatattgcaacaggatggtcccatcctggtcctttgtagggccaactttgccaatacagttccaatgttgggccaattacttgtgctgcttgggttgttGTGCTTGCTGAAGCTTGGGCTATAAAAAAAGCGCGCCACTTGCGTCGCAGTGTCTCCAGTCGCGCGGTTCGTTCAAGTTCTGCGAGAAAAGCAACGAGGGCTACTACTACGACGGTGTCAAGAAGGAATGTCTCTCGACCGGGGATGAGCAGCACTTTGTGTGCAACGATGGCCCCAACCGATTCGCCCTTGAAGCCTTCTGCATGGCCTTTTGCGTGCAGCGCAGCCCGCCGATGGAGGACTGTAACGCTGACGTGGAGTTGATTCCCTGCCATAAGAAACACCTCAAGAAGACGTGGTGTTTCTATGACGGCGCAAAGTAAGCCCTCTAGATTTAAGCTGTCCCACTGCTCTATTTCGGCTTTTCATATTAGTCGGTCTCGTGTTTGTCAAGGCATGCTCGCCAGGGTGTTTCTCAGTGGCAGTTTTATTTTTAACTTAGACCTGGAACCGCAGGTACTCAGTGCACAATGCATTGTCTCTTCTATCTGTAGAATATTGTATGATATTACATGTAGAAGAGAATTTTTCTGCAATTCTGATCAAGCTACGTTTCAGAGACGGCTAATATAGTTAGCCTGA
The Amblyomma americanum isolate KBUSLIRL-KWMA chromosome 3, ASM5285725v1, whole genome shotgun sequence genome window above contains:
- the LOC144123452 gene encoding uncharacterized protein LOC144123452; amino-acid sequence: MDACVRRSPHLDICYEAPELVPCQKSDMKQAWWFYDGVSCKEWSFETGLCPRMTDQIAHYKWESDCASLCKGPIYAAQFHCYGPESGDACPVEAIKEAYFAYPNSNGSMECHWMDIPTIKKHRCIEENRRFDTIDDCIVTCVHTPPQGFQALSPDIHPIRMERPTPTYGER